The following proteins come from a genomic window of Silene latifolia isolate original U9 population unplaced genomic scaffold, ASM4854445v1 scaffold_62:4597612-6569265, whole genome shotgun sequence:
- the LOC141639941 gene encoding uncharacterized protein LOC141639941 — protein MEITDWDSLALAFYQNYFPREKTQQLRSQITGFRQNGHKSLFEAWERYKELQRECPHHGLDPWFLAITFYNGCCAESHRVLDFANNERFDQIDTELAHSTIESMAVHDSQYVNSRNTPLKDKEEDTTISLLKAQVALLQQQMDNRGASSSQSHEQVNVTSQVMVCEACGGAGHCTALCRASIEEVNAFQSFRQNPSPFSNTYNEATKYHPNLSYKSTIVLNPQHQIQNVPQQPEACSSTPTGFSKSNSKASLSTKFPTKLSTTLPKSTNSSAQRQQGQLPPQGAQPHDTANAITLRSGTTYDEPLMPNDDGGLIGEESGDVEDGNKVDRLRKVEDVSKKVDEPIVVEDMEDVPPKKDDQVKEPEKIQVTVPFIELITQIPSYTKLMKDILTRKRTFDNVETIAFTAECSALLQNKSPPKLKDPGSFSIPCTIGTYTIDKALCDLGASSPMLEESCYFLEVLDVIDVIVDDSLPRSLSKDPLEALLLLESFSGDGDIGSEEIDALEVELDGEELPLEECSQFIGLVATSTKVEDGACALTIGG, from the exons ATGGAAATTACCGATTGGGATTCATTGGCTCTTGCATTTTATCAAAATTATTTTCCCCGGGAGAAGACCCAACAATTGAGAAGCCAAATCACAGGATTCCGTCAAAATGGTCATAAAAGTTTGTTTGAAGCATGGGAAAGGTATAAGGAgttgcaaagagagtgccctcatCACGGGTTAGATCCATGGTTCCTTGCCATTACATTTTATAATGGTTGTTGTGCCGAGTCTCATCGAGTTCTAGATTTCGCTAACAACGAGAGATTTGACCAAATTGATACGGAACTTGCTCATTCTACCATTGAATCCATGGCGGTGCATGATTCCCAATACGTCAACTCTCGTAACACCCCATTGAAAGACAAGGAAGAGGATACAACTATATCTCTTTTGAAAGCTCAAGTGGCTCTTCTCCAACAACAAATGGATAACCGAGGAGCAAGCTCATCCCAATCTCATGAACAAGTGAATGTTACTAGCCAAGTGATGGTATGTGAAGCTTGTGGAGGTGCGGGACATTGCACCGCTTTGTGTAGGGCATCTATTGAAGAGGTGAATGCTTTTCAAAGTTTTAGACAAAATCCCAGTCCTTTTTCCAACACCTACAATGAAGCTACAAAGTATCATCCAAACTTGTCCTACAAGAGCACCATTGTGCTAAATCCACAACATCAAATCCAAAATGTGCCACAACAACCAGAGGCATGTTCAAGCACCCCCACCgggttttcaaaatcaaattcaaaGGCCTCATTATCAACAAAATTTCCAACAAAGCTTTcaacaacccttccaaaatcaacaAACTCAAG TGCCCAAAGACAACAAggtcaattaccacctcaaggtgcTCAACCTCATGACACCGCAaatgctattactttgaggagtggtaccACTTATGATGAACCCCTTATGCCTAACGATGATGGTGGGTTAATTGGTGAGGAAAGTGGTGATGTTGAAGATGGCAACAAGGTTGATAGGTTGAGAAAGGTTGAGGATGTTTCAAAGAAAGTTGATGAGCCAATAGTGGTGGAAGATATGGAGGATGTTCCTCCAAAGAAGGATGATCAAGTCAAAGAGCCGGAAAAGATTCAA gtaaccgttccttttatCGAATTAATCACCCAAATCCCTTCTTATACTAAGTtaatgaaagacattttaactagGAAGAGGACTTTTGATAATGTTGAAACTATAGCATTCACCGCCGAGTGTAGTGCTCTTTTACAAAATAAGTCCCCTCCCAAGTTAAAAGATcctggtagcttttctattccatgcactattggcaCCTACACTATTGATAAAGCCTTATGCGAtctaggtgctagt AGTCCAATGCTagaggagtcatgttattttctTGAAGTTTTGGATGTTATTGATGTTATTGTAGATGACTCATTACCTCGATCTTTAAGCAAAGATCCTTTGGAGGCACTCTTGTTGTTGGAATCTTTTTCAGGTGATGGAGATATTGGAAGTGAAGAAATTGATGCTTTGGAGGTGGAATTAGATGGAGAGGAGCTACCATTGGAGGAATGCTCTCAATTCATAGGTTTGGTTGCTACTTCTACCAAGgttgag GATGGcgcatgtgcattgactataggaggttGA
- the LOC141639939 gene encoding uncharacterized protein LOC141639939 yields MSEERLAGIETRIENLAENVDTLLNAVHVVMKRFPNHDPRRQPPARGKESEESIKTQEEVPEHTDKHLKIEIPEFSDSLNPDDLLEWITDIEKIFEYKGYTDVKAFKVDILKLKGYASLWYDNLKHQRIREGKEPIRSWSKLKKKMLSKFVTKNYTQDLFIKLSKLRQDERPVETYLREFEQLTLQCEINEKSEQRIARFLEGLDKNIATMVRMQPLWSYDDVVNLSLRVEKMVKSKPIVSKTTTRPAVRPFTGVRIGSIPKPAAPPTQDKGKALINQKTNPSVTEGKIKFFQCQGYGHFRKDCPSKRELIAMEVEEWEREGLVECEEEENLVLKEMEAEEESSQDQAPVEADQRSLIFRSRCIVQRRVCNLIIDGGSCTNVASITMVNKLNLVTQDHPNPYKLRWFNKGAEVKVDKQCLVPFSIGKVYKDEGGHGSLTGIQLIRGRKIFTASNMKEVTEEEGSRLPAEIETLIHKFRDVFPKELPSELPPLRGIEHHIDLLPGVVLPNRPSYMSDLAATKELQHQIEELMSKGFVRESLSPCAVPALLVPKKHETWRMCTDSRAINNITVKYIFPITRLDDMLDEVSGS; encoded by the exons atgagtgaagagagacttgctggtattGAGACCAGAATAGAAAATCTTGCAGAAAATGTGGACACACTACTTAATGCTGTCCATGTAGTGATGAAGAGGTTTCCAAACCATGATCCAAGAAGACAACCACCTGCCAGAGGAAAAG AATCTGAGGAGAGCATCAAAACCCAAGAGGAGGTTCCTGAGCACACAGACAAGCATTTAAAGATAGAAATCCCTGAATTTTCTGATAGCCTAAATCCTGATGATTTATTAGAATGGATTACGGATATTGAGAAAATTTTTGAGTATAAAGGTTACACTGATGTTAAGGCGTTTAAAGTTGATATCTTGAAACTAAAGGGATATGCTTCTCTTTGGTATGATAACCtgaaacaccaaaggattagGGAAGGAAAAGAACCAATTAGGTCTTGGTCTAAGCTTAAGAAAAAGATGTTGAGTAAATTTGTCACCAAGAATTACACTCAAGATCTCTTTATTAAACTGTCCAAACTTAGACAAGATGAGAGACCAGTTGAGACCTACCTGAGGGAGTTTGAGCAGTTAACCTTACAATGTGAGATTAATGAAAAATCTGAGCAAAGGATTGCTAGGTTTCTGGAGGGTCTTGATAAGAATATTGCTACAATGGTTAGGATGCAACCCCTGTGGTCTTATGATGATGTAGTCAACTTGTCTTTGAGAGTTGAAAAAATGGTAAAGTCTAAGCCTATTGTGTCTAAAACTACCACTAGACCTGCAGTCAGACCTTTTACTGGTGTCAGGATTGGTAGTATACCCAAACCAGCTGCACCACCTACACAAGATAAAGGAAAAGCCCTCATTAACCAGAAAACCAACCCATCTGTGACTGAGGGAAAGATCAAATTCTTTCAGTGTCAAGGATATGGCCACTTCaggaaggattgtccttctaaGAGAGAACTGATAGCAATGGAAGTAGAAGAGTGGGAAAGGGAAGGATTGGTTGAGTGTGAGGAGGAAGAGAACCTAGTGCTGAAAGAAATGGAAGCTGAGGAGGAATCAAGCCAAGATCAG GCACCCGTAGAAGCTGACCAGAGATCCCTGATTTTCAGGAGTAGATGCATAGTTCAAAGAAGGGTTTGTAACTTGATCATAGATGGAGGGAGCTGTACCAATGTGGCTTCCATCACCATGGTCAACAAGCTGAATCTGGTGACTCAGGATCACCCAAATCCTTACAAACTTAGATGGTTTAATAAAGGAGCAGAGGTTAAGGTTGACAAACAATGTCTAGTTCCATTCTCTATTGGGAAAGTGTACAAGGATGAG GGAGGCCATGGGAGTTTGACAGGAATACAACTCATCAGGGGAAGGAAAATATTTACAGCTTCAAACATGAAG GAAGTGACTGAAGAGGAGGGTTCAAGGTTGCCTGCAGAAATTGAAACTTTGATCCATAAGTTCAGGGATGTTTTTCCAAAAGAACTGCCTAGTGAATTGCCACCCCTGAGGGGAATTGAACACCATATTGATCTTTTACCAGGTGTTGTACTGCCTAACAGACCTTCTTACATGAGTGATCTAGCAGCCACCAAGGAGTTACAACACCAAATTGAGGAGCTCATGAGCAAGGGCTTTGTCAGGGAATCTCTAagtccttgtgcagtccctgcATTGCTTGTTCCTAAGAAACATGAAACATGGAGAATGTGTACTGATAGCAGAGCCATCAACAATATTACTGTCAAGTATATATTCCCAATCACAAGGTTAGATGATATGCTTGATGAAGTGAGTGGTTCCTAG